The nucleotide sequence TGCAATACAATGCATAACTTATTTTTTATACTGTTTAGGTTTATCAGATATGTATTTTAATGGGGTGATATGcatgtattttcatttataactACAATAAAGATGTCCAATTTCTGAATAATTAATTTCAGATAGTTTTTGTttctaataatttaatattttcctaatatattattattattattattattatttatttttaaacaataaacaaaggtattttatattaaatcaccttttccttttatttataaatatttcccAAAAGAACATGAATAGTGCATTCTTGTACAGAATTAAATAAACTGCATTATATGTTCGAGTGAATGGGGGATTTGTAAACATATTATTGTAGTACCttgaaaaatattgtattttatgttatataaacAGAAAGATTGATAAAtgactatttttatttaaaatgtataaaagagGTTGACCGCAAATACAAGACCATTCTttcatgaaataaatataataaagttttCAAACTGTAAAGGAAACTAGGAAATTTTTGCTAATAAAGTTTGCTCATAAAATAAAGAGGTTAACAATAAATTCACAAACAATTGCTGGACCTTTAAAATAcctttcaataaaaaaacatacatattaaACCTTAATTCCTATAGAGAAACCTTTTTCTATAGAGAaagaaattagttttttgttatatatatattaaagactGAAGATTGATAAAAGTTTTCAAACTCTATGAACAAAAGTGGGGAATTCTTGCTTATAATTCTTGCTTGAGTTTGACAACAAATTCAAGACCAttcattattttcaaaacatttaattaaataatacaatacaatgaaATAATAACTCTAAAAGGAAAGTGGaccatttttactagtaaaattTAGCTTACAAAAATAAAGAGGTTGACAGCAAATTCAAGATTGttcatttctaaaataaatataaaacataattaataaaataataaaaacttttaaaacgtattttcacaaaataataataataaaatatatatttttagctacaaaaaaaataaaaaatcaccttTATATTtctatagaaaaaatatattttatttttttatattaaagacCGGaagatttatatacattttcaaactcGGTCTTCTTTATATCCAAAACTGAATTTTTTCACATTCCATCGCTACCCAATAATGTATTTCTTTTCCACAGCATTCTCAGAAAGTCTGAAATagttaattacaaaaatacatattctCTCATGGGAAATCGTGGTTACCTTGACATTTTATATTTCCAGTACATTTATTCAGCCAGTTTTTCTTCTGTCGGAACGATAAAGCGTCAGAAGTAATcgataatcagccaatcagaagacgtcGTCAAGCTGGTGACGTTCTACAACGTTCGTCCAATCATTTGACATCCCAAACAGTAGGAGTTGCCGGAATACGGGTGGGGAATAACGCATCATACTACATACACACATACGTACATATACGTCCTCTGATTGGACGGATGAGCTTCAACAACATCGATTTTGATTGGCTGCCATGGCCACCCTGTATTCCGCCTGATAAATGCTGACTTGTTTTACTGAAAACAAGCGCAAAACATGGAAACAGCGACATTGTGGCTCAAATAGGAGCAAAGTTCACGGCTTATTAGAATACGGAACGAATCATTAACAGTATAATATCAAATCGCAATGGACGACAAAGGAACTCCGTTTATTTATGTCAAACCGTGGCCAAAAATGCAGTCTTGACTTGTGTGGAAATGCTGCGTTaggatatttacattttacatcgtAACCCTGCGGGTGAAACTGACATTTACATGCTGACATTTATCCGTTAACGCCTTATACACATGGATGGGTCGAGCACGCTTGTTGCAGCAGCTGCTTCGGAAGGCGAGCCGTCCAGTTCGGAGAGCGAGTACACGGTGACGAGCGGGCCTGTGGGAGACACCGAGAAACGGGAGGATGAGACGCCGATGGAGGCTGCTGCAGGTGCGGTCGGGTTCAGTATCTCTCGTCTTGATACGTTGAGCACACTGAGACTGAACCGAAACCGACCGACAGCGGATACGGATCTCCGGTACCTGCACTTGTTATGGCAGCCCGGTGAGCTGCTGCAGGCGGGACGCAGCTCGCCGGGCAAGATCACAGCGAGCAAGGTGAGGCGGCTGGGAAGAGCCCGGAGGAACATGGGGCCCATTGGAAAAGACCTGTATGGTGGGTTCATGCAATgccataaatattttaaaatctcaCATTTTAATGCAACATGTAAACTAAATCTAGCCAAAGGAGTTACTTAATTAAATAATGGTTTaactatttattaaaataattaaattagaataataataataaaaagatattACAATAATTGCCCTGTTAACCAattgtgttttttcttctttctatTATAAGCTGTGAAGAGGCTCAGAGAAGCAGCAAACTGCAATGATATTGACACTGGTGAGAATGATCACTATTCAAATGGGATGCAGTCTGATCTACAGTGAAGTTATAATATGTTCACTATTTTCCTTCTAGTTCGTAGGTTACTGGAAGATGATACCGATCCTTGTGCTGCTGATGACAAGGGCAGGACGGCCTTACACTTCTCTTCATGCAATGGCAATAACAGCATTGGTAAGCTGGGACAAATGCaatcatttaacatttaaagtcaacatgaaattcaaTGCACACTCTATACTTtattacagtttaagtcagaagtttatatacacttaagttgaagtcattaaaacacatttttaaccgGTCCATAgatttatattagcaaactatcatTTTtttcaagtcgtttaggacatctactttgtgcacaaCACGAGTAGTTGTTCCGACAATTGTCACTTTTAAtttgaattgactatatcacaattccagtgggccagaagtttacatacactaagttaacggtgcctttaagcagcttctaAAATTCCCCAAAATGATGTgaagcctttagccaattagcttctgatatgaggtgtactgaattggaggtttaTCTGTGGATGTggtttaaggcctaccttcaaacgcagtgcctctttgctttgacatcatgggaacatCAAAAGAAATCCGCAAAGACCACAGAAAACAATTTatggatctccacaagtctggttcatcattgggagcaatttccaaatgcctgaaggtaccacgtttatctgcacaaacaatagtacacaagtatgaacaccatgtgaccacacagccatcataccgctcaggaaggagacacaatccgtctccaagagatgaacgtggtttggtgcgaaaagtgcaaatcaatcccagagcaacagcaaaggaccttgtaaagatgctggaggaaacaggcagacaagtatctatatccacagcaaaacaagtcctatatcaacataacctgaaaggctgctcagcaaggaagaagccactgctccaaaacctccATAAAAAAGCCATGTGATACAGACAGaattgaggaggaaaagagcaatttattttttcattatacatcatcacctttacaaaattgtttcaggattttacatgagtaaaagtaactgttatattttgacaatggtagtttcatatgaaataatctaaaggtagaatctattagccctcattttatatcaacagcgGCATTTGTATTTAAAGTTTCGAGATgcgtttcagctagtatttatttttcataaatactataattttttattatgattactatcatttaagactagcacactgacctaaccatcgtaacgaggagcctttcctctgtgtaatatgtgtgttctGTTTGTAATTAGGAaataaacaggataataatgggctcatataagtaaatatgctcttcaaatgttaaaagggggagagaaaacttcctgttgTTTTGATGTtgatatcaacaacaaaaatatgtcacttgatgcatgtccttgtacttgaaaaccatgaacaaaactatgcaacataaaaaggaaacatgacccaggatacattaaatacatacgTTACGTTTTTACAATGGCGGTTCGTCACTCGATTTCCAGTgtatctgtcctgaagcaaaaccagttgagttataggtacagacaggagctgtCTGGCTgcactgtcgtgcacctacagtatatgttaattattaataatcataggacattactttaaagctcATGATTTCTATgactaaatgtcaggaattgtgaaaaactgagtttaaatgtatttggctatggtgtatgtaaacttctgactttaactgtacctGCTCCTGGTCCTGGTTCCAGGTTGATTCATCATTGcacgttattccaaagaaaaataatgtttgtcttggtatatttcagcaaaatgtaattacttgctccgcctctgaaatgaCTTAGCTTTTCGGCTGACATCACGAATCCCTCTCATTTTAACCCCTCGCCTTTTCACAATCCAAACAATTCCAGTATCACATTTTTTTTGCCCCAcatttttttcatgttaaaaATGCCACTTCGCTCAGATTTATATCACATTACTTAACCAATTAGGGTTGTGAGTACTGTTTCATGTCATATAGCTTATATTGCTGCAGCAATCTTTCCATTGTAGTTTAACTCactagtggagtggtggtggcgtagtgggctaaagcacataactgttaatcagaaggtcactggttcgatccccacagccaccaccattgtgtccttgagcaagacacttaactccaggttgctccggggggattgtccctgtaataagtgcactgtaagtcactttggatgaaagcgtctgccaaatgcataaaatgtaaaaagtgtaACTCATTCAAATGTTTTAGTGGATTATTTGTTTAAACAATCAATTTGTGTTTCTCCTCTCTGAACTTTTAACAATATAGTTCAGTTGTTGCTGAGTTATGGTGCTGACCCAAACCAGAGAGACAGCCTTGGAAACACGCCACTGCATCTGGGTAAAAATGTGCATTTATCAAATTTGCCACATGTCATGTTGAACAATCCATGTCATGCTGAGCCAAGAGGTTTTGAATAATCAGTCATCCATATGAACTGATTATAGGAATGTTATCATCCTTAAATGGATAGTAAAGGAATGGGGATAAGTTCccaaaaattctcttatcatttactcaccctcatgtaggtaaatacaatgcaagtaaatggtgatcagaacttttgaagctccaaaaaacaccaaggcagcataaaagtaatcaatatgactccagtggttacatccatgtcttcagaagtgatatgatgggtgtgggtgtgaaacagatcaatatttaagtccttttttttactataaatctacaccctgcccagtaggtggcgatatgcacgaagaatgtaaatctccaaaaacaaaagatgaactcttaggagagaagagcgCTTCGGACAGCCATTTGAAAGGAttttctcccacacctatcatatcacttctaaagacatgaatttaacaacTGGAGACTGATGGATTGAGagtgagagtggtggtggcgtagtggctaaagcacagggctgttaatcagaaggttgctggttcgatccccacagtcaccaccattgtgtccttgagcaaggcacttaactccaggttgctccgagggggattgtccctgtaataagtgcactgtaagtcactttggataaaagcatctgccaaatgtaaatggattacttttatgctgcctttatgtgcatttgagcttcaaagttttggaccctgttgtcTTGCATCCTattatggacctatagagctgaaatattcttctaaaaatgtgtgttcagaagaaggaaaaagtcatacacatccagatTAAATAGTATCCTACAGTACAAAGTACAGTGCTAAATGACTACTAACTAACTTATGTTCTGCAGCTGCCTGCACCAACCATGTGCCTGTCATCACAACCTTACTGCGAGGAGgtaagataaaaaaatatgaatagatTTTAAAACCATAACTGAATTAtggttatgtgatttttgttttccttttgaaatttGGATCTCTGTCTACCCCTTTATTCATTTCAAATGTTGTATGTCGTCCTGTTAGGTGCTCGAGTTGATGCATTGGACCGTGCGGGTAGAACCGCTCTGCACCTTGCCCGCTCAAAGCTCAACATTTTACAAGAGGGAGACTCGCGTAGCCTGGAAACCCTCAGAGGAGAGGTCACACAGGTGATTATCAAATGCCTTAATGTGCTGAAGGGGTAGAGTTTGCCCAGTTGGCCTCAACACTTATGCATACACaaaggaatagtgcacccaaaaattctctaatttactcaccctcaagccatcctagatgtgtatgaatttctttctttagcagaacacaaagatttttagaagaaagtttcagctctgtagatccatgcaagtgaatggtggccagaactttggaaaaaaaagaacataaatgcagcataaaagtaatccattcgactccagtatttaaattcatgtcttcagaagtgatatgataggtgcgggtgagaaacagatcaatatttaaatatgtcctttattttactataaatctccacttgatcattcttcttttgttcttGATGAAtggcattctttgtgcatatcgccacctactgggcagggaggagaatttatagtaaaaaaggatttaaatattgatctgtttctcacttttCATACTGCTTCTGATGACAAGGATTGAACAActaagttatatggattacttttgctgcctttatgtgtgttttttttttttttgagcttcaaagttttggaccttgttgacttgcattgtatggacctacagaactgagatattcttataaaaatctttttgtGTGTGCGTAATGAGAGGATTTTCTATTTTGGTTGAACCTTTACATTTCAACATGTTcatagtcatatatatatatatatatatatatatatatatagcatgcacTATAGTATATATAGTGccttggaaaaaaaatatatatatatatatatatatatatatatatatatatatatattagtatttgaACTGTGTGTCTTTAAaggtaaaatgtgtaattttggcACCGcttaatggaattgcaaaaattattgttttcaaacaagtcTACTGAACAgttagtcctgccccaaactcacaccaatgTTTGAGCTTGAAGTTGACATGTCAGACTGCCCAATCAGAGCAATATTTTGagccacattttttacattttcaagggAATCAACCAACAAATGTCCCACTGCAAGATGTCTGTGGTATAGgagaaaaatatagattttccgataaatcacaatcttcatttgaacaatgatattgattcttaaatcccaagatacATTTTTACCCAACCAACTAGAGCGAGTTTGACTCATTCCCTTTAACTTGTgttcaaagacaagatccacgccaCCCAATTATCATTGAGTAATGCCTTTTTATATACGTTcagttttttacaattatttgtgtatcaaaatcaacaaaaagtaCATATTTTATTGTATGCAGTAAAGAAGCCATTCAACTCTCATTAATTTGTGATGCACACTGAACTGCCGCTTTTCTTAAGATacagtaccgttttagcacttgttctaaaAACCAATGTTAATACTttttagtacaaattatgcacatAAACAATAACCATATAACAAATATGTTTGCAGTTTTTCATTTGATGGATACAaagaatttgtacatttttaaaaagctaaaatgtgaacaaaatgatTATAATGTAATGAAtaagaaattaatacatttttttttatttagattttcataatgtaccaagttagaagaccccctgtataattaacagcattagctgagagagaatttcaaATGGAAGCAAAATGGAAGAATTTTAAATGGaagattttataaaatataaccaAAATCGAAACTGAATCAattcgaatcgagagcttgtttATCAATCAAATCAGGAAAATTATTATCAATTCCCAGCCCTAAATTTTTATATGGAAAAAAactacacacttcaccttcagGTGTAGCCTAAAATAAACACACTATGTTGATATGACAACCTATGGATATGTTTGTAGATTATTCAGATGCTGCGGGAATATCTGAATATAATGGGACagagtgaagagagagagaaactggagCACATCTCAACCCAACTACAGAACACCCGCACCAGAGAACAGGTAAAACACACATGTTTCCAAAACCGACAGTAGAGGTAACCACAATATAAattcagatatggccagattgtatatccttgttgctgttctgctgcagttcatTATGCACCGCTGTCTAATTGTCAtaaagttgttgcaggaataatataaagggttaaaaaaaacCATCACGTATTCCGTAGTCTAACACCGCTTGTCAATGTCATTTGAGATCAAATCAATGATGGCGGGACTCAAGTTTAAGATGCTAAGCGGGAATCTCATGGATTattccagtgccgcgcatcatcaagcagttcaggttaagagtgtttgtCATGTGAGATGTATCCAACTAAATGTGCAATATTTGAACACTGTTTTATGATTTAAATGTTGTGCTGACTGACAttaatttccaagggtgcaaacgGTTCACCATTTGGcgaaatttgccatttttaatttaatatgtcATGTTGTACAGTTACGTGATTCGTCtgtcattcataattgtgaatgtgaaaacattaacggaGCAGTTTTCAGCATATTGTGATTAAGACAAAGCAAATGTGTGTATTatgtaaagtaattaatttaatgatGTTGTTAGCTGGCGTTTGAAGTAGCTTTTATAAATTCACTTGACATTATTTAAGAAAATGATCTATAATGCACAAAGTAGAGCTCCCAGATCAGAACTTGAACATGGTAAgccttaatttgagattatttaCTTGGTGGCAAGGACATATTGGGTATTTacaatcaatttaagattttctaaataatttctttgtCTATAATTTTAAGAATTTTGTACAGTATCTCCTAAGAGactattaaaaaaaagtaaattttattttgagtatgtcttGTCAGGTTTATGCTCAAACAATGAGCCACCAGTTAAtgaagttcacctaaaaatggccTTGGACGTAACGCATGTAAGGCTCAGTCTACAGAGCTAATGcactttttgttgttttataaatCTTGGTTGGGAAATCCATTGATCCATAGTCTACATTTTATAAGTATGGTTCTAAAACTTTATTGTCACTGTGGCTTTGAAACACTTTGCCATTCATGTGTTTTGCAGGTGGATGAGGTGAC is from Xyrauchen texanus isolate HMW12.3.18 chromosome 8, RBS_HiC_50CHRs, whole genome shotgun sequence and encodes:
- the LOC127647307 gene encoding ankyrin repeat domain-containing protein 54, translating into MDGSSTLVAAAASEGEPSSSESEYTVTSGPVGDTEKREDETPMEAAAGAVGFSISRLDTLSTLRLNRNRPTADTDLRYLHLLWQPGELLQAGRSSPGKITASKVRRLGRARRNMGPIGKDLYAVKRLREAANCNDIDTVRRLLEDDTDPCAADDKGRTALHFSSCNGNNSIVQLLLSYGADPNQRDSLGNTPLHLAACTNHVPVITTLLRGGARVDALDRAGRTALHLARSKLNILQEGDSRSLETLRGEVTQIIQMLREYLNIMGQSEEREKLEHISTQLQNTRTREQVDEVTDLLASFTSLSIQMQNMGDR